A genomic segment from Triticum dicoccoides isolate Atlit2015 ecotype Zavitan chromosome 1A, WEW_v2.0, whole genome shotgun sequence encodes:
- the LOC119349344 gene encoding translation initiation factor IF-2-like, which yields MAAATGAKQHPHPAPPPGATVVDPKFEWTERAGSYVLRLTLTGFRTDDFRVQVDGAGRLTIRGTRPGASLHKVFQLPSSASLDDIAGRFEAGVLTLTMPKRAGVPKEEGAPTEQVDGDVKTGDAGGEKKVPKPAPSGDAAPTSIEEIRTKPKEEQQRPKKEKELEPKAPQAAAAAQTPEKQAPNPTSSDKAMAAVDRECLAETVRRRGEEERAKAAAAATAMEARAEQEKKAAASAFSGWKERMTEGLGQLTDMKWTESAVEMARRNKEVVAVGVAAFTLGFFVSQRLFKK from the coding sequence ATGGCGGCTGCCACCGGCGCCAAGCAGCATCCGCACCCAGCTCCACCACCCGGGGCAACGGTGGTGGACCCCAAGTTCGAGTGGACGGAGAGGGCCGGCAGCTACGTGCTCCGCCTCACCCTGACCGGCTTCAGGACGGACGACTTCAGGGTGCAGGTCGACGGCGCGGGCAGGCTCACCATCCGCGGCACCAGGCCGGGCGCCTCCCTCCACAAGGTCTTCCAGCTGCCGTCCTCCGCCAGCCTCGACGACATCGCCGGCCGCTTCGAGGCCGGTGTGCTCACGCTCACCATGCCCAAGCGTGCCGGTGTGCCcaaggaggagggtgcgccaaCAGAGCAGGTCGACGGCGACGTGAAGACAGGAGACGCCGGCGGTGAGAAGAAGGTGCCTAAACCCGCACCTTCCGGTGATGCTGCGCCCACATCCATCGAGGAGATCAGAACGAAGCCCAAGGAAGAGCAGCAGAGGCCGAAGAAGGAAAAAGAACTGGAGCCCAAGGCTCCCCAGGCGGCAGCAGCTGCGCAGACACCGGAGAAGCAAGCACCGAATCCAACCTCCAGCGACAAGGCCATGGCGGCGGTTGACCGGGAGTGCCTGGCAGAGACGGTGAGGCGACGCGGCGAGGAAGAGAGGGCCaaggctgctgcggcggcgacggccatGGAAGCTAGAGCAGAGCAGGAGAAGAAGGCGGCGGCCTCGGCGTTCAGCGGCTGGAAAGAGCGCATGACGGAAGGCCTGGGCCAGCTGACGGACATGAAGTGGACGGAGAGCGCAGTGGAGATGGCGAGGAGGAACAAGGAGGTGGTGGCCGTCGGCGTCGCCGCCTTCACACTCGGCTTCTTCGTCTCCCAGAGGCTCTTCAAGAAGTGA
- the LOC119349353 gene encoding uncharacterized protein LOC119349353 has product MAANWERLPDDRAWVEVEYINSYAVFMGYLSMAIKGLGFLVLTWATVVLLGGFVSMLHKKDFWCLTFITLVQTAGIFDVSLNEKLGYMGDAFGGLMMAIFSGVAGELTSCDWGPVLAYVCLIFVAFLLLLVQLVVLAIILSPLAIIYVLGIFMSGVVSLWRLIEHDYGGNSDGEASNLAPAMETLYYLALLQGVIFCYRFVLGRMGKRLPKAMGTKDSEVQVVLHNYLCETRRGCEKDLTFAEGRNLITYAVDKIGSNSPVDCISGVKILYAAICMVESQYSPHDFTGQRLLMKHLVLYASSSRHVLPILLETLDSRGMHNTERRNQAAKIVERLAFCINLEQFPRGIQHISSLIGTPEQYSIAEPYPSSKYEYEQNLKLQLTRWRPSPANEFGGAYKELLLQGLSILRNLAADEINCRIMSETRDLVSKIMAPITCDLLDHTTKDHGTWFEVVDRSMEVMSQLTGAQGETGAKLCREISSCTKAIDTLWRILSCKKCKEVLRQRAIWILTRLYRDTDGINRSAGFDLLKKENSYSKEDFVRMLVNIFTHSNEYTNSIRGCAGEALSEICFRGGISDATVVIQTSGDVVDILTQVLLNTKKDETCKQAAAEILEHLCTHDTKDDEYLCKLKKAVLEVIGKMFCCGDKTHNGKDIESQCDGTQENNEQDKKDEGFQVDALSNMSMNLLSSLLSLCGTVYDTKLITDLAPWLDTSSFLNKLKDIVLEKSEPVIENLSLCKAMTKMVILMLEYYNSRFFRQEDFRSLIETLSSASENMLNLDYYTICSSASSSKTILKLDTRTLASLVREVKELHAMVPSTSFSG; this is encoded by the exons ATGGCGGCTAACTGGGAACGACTTCCTGATGACAGAGCTTGGGTTGAGGTAGAGTATATCAACAGCTACGCTGTGTTCATGGGTTATCTGTCCATGGCCATCAAGGGCCTGGGTTTCTTGGTGCTTACTTGGGCTACCGTTGTACTTCTTGGTGGCTTTGTCTCGATGCTGCACAAGAAAGACTTTTGGTGTTTAACGTTCATCACTCTTGTACAGACAGCTGG GATATTCGATGTTAGTCTAAATGAAAAACTAGGCTATATGGGTGATGCATTTGGCGGGTTAATGATGGCCATTTTTTCAGGCGTGGCAGGCGAACTGACAAGCTGCGACTGGGGCCCTGTATTGGCTTATGTTTGTCTCATtttcgtggcatttcttttactgtTGGTTCAACTAGTGGTGTTGGCCATAATATTGAGCCCTCTGGCAATTATTTATGTGCTTGGGATATTCATGTCCGGAGTGGTTTCATTGTGGCGTCTGATAGAGCACGATTACGGGGGCAACTCAGATGGAGAAGCATCAAACCTGGCGCCGGCAATGGAAACCTTGTACTACCTTGCTCTGCTCCAGGGTGTCATCTTCTGCTATAGGTTCGTATTGGGTCGCATGGGGAAGAGGTTGCCTAAGGCTATGGGAACTAAAGACTCGGAAGTTCAAGTTGTCCTTCACAACTACTTGTGCGAAACAAGGAGAGGGTGTGAGAAGGACCTGACCTTTGCTGAAGGAAGGAACCTCATCACATATGCTGTAGACAAGATTGGATCCAATTCACCTGTTGATTGCATTTCTGGGGTAAAGATCTTATATGCAGCCATATGCATGGTGGAGAGCCAATATAGTCCGCATGATTTCACTGGGCAGCGCTTATTAATGAAACATttggtcttgtatgcatcatccTCTCGACATGTACTACCGATACTGCTAGAGACGTTGGATTCAAGAGGCATGCATAATACAGAGAGGAGAAACCAGGCCGCGAAGATAGTGGAGCGACTTGCATTCTGCATTAATTTGGAGCAGTTTCCTCGGGGTATTCAACACATATCTTCCCTAATTGGGACACCTGAACAATACAGTATAGCCGAGCCGTATCCTAGTTCCAAGTATGAATATGAGCAGAATTTGAAACTACAACTTACTCGTTGGCGCCCTTCACCAGCCAATGAATTTGGGGGGGCCTACAAGGAGTTGTTGTTACAAGGCCTATCTATCCTCCGGAATCTTGCCGCCGACGAAATCAACTGCAGAATCATGAGCGAAACTCGAGATCTGGTCTCTAAGATCATGGCGCCTATCACTTGTGACCTACTCGACCACACCACCAAAGATCATGGGACATGGTTCGAAGTAGTAGATCGATCAATGGAAGTGATGAGCCAATTAACCGGTGCTCAAGGAGAAACTGGGGCCAAGCTATGTCGTGAAATATCAAGCTGCACAAAAGCAATCGACACTCTCTGGAGGATTCTTAGTTGTAAAAAGTGTAAAGAAGTGTTGCGGCAAAGAGCCATTTGGATTCTCACACGATTATACAGGGATACCGACGGAATCAACAGATCAGCTGGTTTTGATCTTCTCAAAAAAGAAAATAGTTACTCCAAAGAAGATTTTGTTAGGATGCTAGTGAACATCTTCACTCACAGTAACGAGTATACCAACTCCATCAGAGGATGTGCAGGAGAAGCATTGTCGGAGATATGTTTCCGTGGTGGAATTAGTGATGCCACAGTTGTGATACAAACAAGTGGTGATGTTGTTGATATTCTCACTCAAGTACTTCTAAATACTAAAAAGGATGAGACATGCAAACAAGCAGCAGCTGAGATCCTTGAGCATCTATGTACTCATGACACCAAGGATGATGAATACCTTTGCAAACTCAAGAAAGCAGTCCTCGAG GTGATTGGAAAAATGTTTTGTTGCGGGGACAAAACACATAATGGAAAAGATATAGAAAGCCAATGTGATGGCACACAAGAAAACAATGAGCAGGACAAAAAGGACGAAGGATTCCAGGTGGATGCACTCTCAAATATGTCAATGAACTTGCTATCGTCATTGTTATCCCTTTGTGGGACTGTCTACGACACGAAGTTGATCACTGATTTGGCTCCTTGGTTGGACACATCTAGCTTTCTAAACAAGCTCAAGGACATAGTACTGGAGAAAAGCGAGCCCGTCATTGAAAACCTGTCGTTGTGCAAGGCTATGACTAAGATGGTTATATTAATGTTGGAATACTACAACAGTAGGTTCTTCAGACAAGAGGACTTCAGGAGCTTGATAGAGACGCTCTCTAGTGCTTCTGAGAACATGCTAAATCTTGACTACTACACGATTTGTTCTTCCGCAAGCAGCTCCAAAACCATATTGAAGCTTGACACGCGCACTCTCGCGTCACTCGTGAGAGAAGTTAAAGAACTGCATGCCATGGTACCATCTACCTCTTTCAGTGGCTGA